From the Bacteroidales bacterium genome, the window TTTTCTATTTTCTATCATCAATTTTCTATGTTATCTTTTTTTTCATCTGTTTATATTTTATGTTTTTATAGTTACTCGCTCGCACACCCGATATTCATCGGGGCGCAACACTGGCTTGCTCGTGAATATCCATGCTTTGTTTTTTCCTTCACTTATTTTAATCATTTTGTTTAGTGTAATACCAATTGTTAATTTAAAATAGTCCAAAGGATATTTTAAATTTTACAATGGTTATGTCGATGACATAGATGTTTTAGTACAATTTATTGGACTATTACATATATACAATCGGTATAAATTTTTCGTTTGCATGGATATTTCATGTTAATTTTTGTTAGTATTTTTTAATAGCATATTTTTTAATGTAAATTTGCGTTACTATTTACGTGAATATAAAATAATGAAACGCACACTCATTATATTTTTCCTGACAACATTTTCTTTATTTGCGAAAGCGAATTATATATTTATTACCATGGGTGAAGACCAGAAGAATCATCTGAAAGCCTACGGAATTGCTTATTACGCTTTGCAAAAAGATATTGAAATAAGCTGGTTGCTTAATTATGAAGGTGGAAGTTTTATGATGCCTTATAGCGAAGTTATAGAAAAAGAAAGCATTATCAGGGGAATAACTTATGAAATTATTGCAAACACTCAGGCAAGTGCTATATTAGCTGAAATTGCCGACGCTGAAGTAAATATGGATGAAGTGAAATTACAGAAAGCGCCAAAGATTGCCGTATACTCACCGAAAAATAAGCAACCCTGGGATGATGCAGTAACACTGGCTTTGACGTATGCCGAAATTCCTTATACTGTAGTTTTTGATAAAGAAGTAATGGATGGCGAATTGCCATTATACGATTGGTTGCATTTGCATCATGAAGATTTTACAGGACAGTATGGAAAGTTTTGGTCAGCATATCAGAATGCCGCATGGTATAAGGAAGATGTAAAATATAATGAAGACATTGCAGCATCGCTTGGATATAAAAAAGTATCGGAATTAAAATTAGCAGTAGCAAAAAAAATAAGGGATTTTGTTGCTGGTGGTGGTTATTTATTTGCTATGTGTTCCGCCCCCGACAGCTATGATGTTTCGATGGCTGCTGATGGTGTTGATATTTGCGAAAGCATGTTCGATGGTGATGGTATGGATGCTAATGCACAGAAGAAACTGAATTACGATAACTGTTTTGCTTTTACCGATTTTATTATTAGTACAAATCCTTATGAATACGAAATATCATCTATTGATGTAACGCAAGGCAGAAAGGTATTACAGAAGGATGATTATTTTTCGCTGTTTGAATTTTCAGCAAAATGGGACCAGGTGCCAACCATGCTTTGCCAGGACCATACTATGATAATTAAAGGATTCATGGGACAAACAACAGCATTCCGTTCCGATGAAATAAAATCGAATGTTCTGATAATGGGCGAAAATAAAGCTGCCGGCGAAGCCAAATATATTCACGGAGAATACGGAAAAGGAACTTTTACTTTTCTTGGGGGGCACGACCCCGAAGATTATAATCATATGGTTGGCGATCCTGCAACCGATCTGAGCTTGTATCCTAACTCGCCCGGATACCGGCTTATTCTGAATAATGTTTTATTTCCAGCAGCGAAAAAGAAAAAACAAAAAACCTGATAAGTTCTTTACCAGGTTTTATAAAATAAATAATAAAAAATTCTGTTAGTGCGTTACATTAGCCACTTCTTTAGGGTTGTGTTTATGTTTGAAAAGTACTGCAAACAAAACAGCAACCACCAGCGAATACGCAGCAAATGCAATCCAGATGCCTTTCCAGTCTTTACTTCCATCAGGCAGCATATAATATTGGTCAATAATAATTCCACTTATGCGGCTACCAAGAAAAGCGCCAAAACCATTGGTCATCATCATAAAAAGCCCTTGAGCACTGGCTCTCATGCTCTGGTCGCTTTGTGTTTCAACAAATAAGGAACCGGATATATTAAAGAAATCGAATGCCATTCCATATATAATGCATGATAATACTATCATCCAGAGTCCAGCTCCGGGATCGCCATATCCGAAAAGTCCAAACCTCAACACCCATGCTATCATGCTCATCAGCATTACTTTTTTGATTCCGAATTTTTTCAGGAAAAAAGGAATGGTTAAAATAAAAAGTGTTTCAGATATCTGGGAAATCGACATAATGATAGCCGGATATTTTACAGCAACTAAATCCTTGAAAGCATCTACATTTGCAAAATCGTGAAGAAAAGTATCGCCATATGCATTGGTCAATTGTAATGATGCACCCAGCAACATTGCAAAAATAAAAAACAAAGCCATCTTCGTACTTTTGAATAATGAAAAAGCATTCAAACCTATAGCTTCAACAAATGATTTTTTATGACCTTTTCCCAAAGGCGGACATTGAGGTAAAGTAAAAGCATAGAACCCCAGCAATAATGCAGAAACTGATGACACATAAAATTGCATGGCAGAAGTTTCAATCCCCGAAAGGCTGATAGTCCATAAAGCTACAATGAATCCTATTGTTCCCCAAACACGTATAGGCGGATAATCTTTCACGATATCCATTCCTTTACTTTTCATTGAAGAATAACAAACCGTAATCGACAATGCAAGCGTAGGCATGTAAAAACACATGTTAAGCAACATCACCCAAAACATTGCGGAAGGGTTATTAATCATGGGAACACAAAAAAGAACTATAGCTCCCATAATGTGAAAAGTTCCATACAACTTCTCGGCATTAATCCATCTGTCGGCTATAATACCTGCTATTGCAGGCATAAATAAAGATGCGATACCCATTGTAGAAAAAATTGCACCAAATTCAGTACCCGACCAATGTTTATTTTGGAACCAGTAAGCACCAATAGTAAGCAGCCATGAACCCCAGATAAAAAATTGCAGGAAGTTCATTAAAATTAAACGATTCTTAATGTTCATAATATTTTTCTTTAATTAATATTTTGTGTTAAGTTATTATTGAAATGACAGTCATCATGAGTTCATCAAAGGACGAACCGCATACAGAATGTTCCCATTTCGTATTCAATTTTACATTCTGCAACATATTAGACTTATACTCGTTCTTATCAGGTTTGCAAAAGCAAAACTGGTTAGAACGAGTTATACCGTACAGAAAACAAAAAATATTTTTGCAAACCTTTTTTCTGTCGGTATAACTTAAATTTAGTTTCATTATTTTTAAAAAATGTTTGGCAAAAATATTCTAATTTCTTATTCAGTAAATAATTAAAATGTTAAAAAAAAGACTGTGCAATAATTCCGGCACTGTCTGTAGGGATTAAGCCAATCTCTTACATTTTAATTCTTACCGTTCCCTGGGCGAGAAGATTATATTTATCATCATAAACATATACATTATAATCACCGGTGTGATAGAAACTTATTTTTTTCCAGAAATATGCCCAGCTTGTTTCAACATCCTGGTAAATGATGTTTTCATAATGTTTGGTTCCATAATCATCGAGAGAGTATATGGTATAATGTATTTGTGTGCAATTTACTTCGTGCCCCAGATTACAATAAAAATAGATATAACCTCCATCCTGATTAATAATAAATGATGTTCCGGTTTCAACGGGGTTGCCATCTTCATCAACATCTTCGCAGAAAGATAATGTTTGTGAATGAAGCGTAACGCTGATAAGGGTAAAAAAAAAGAAAAGCAAATACAGCTTTTAAAACAGGGAGTATAATTTTTTTCATATCAATATTTTTTGATACACAAATATAATCATACAAAAGATGAAAAACTTAAAAAATGAAAAAAAATTCTTGGATTTTATTGCCTAATATAAACTCATACTAACCATGTGTAAGAGAAATGCTACCAAGTATCAAATACCAGTTTTTGCTTTTTTGTTTTATGATTTCCTTCGTCCCCGAAAAAAAATTTAACAAACAATTTAAAAATCATTTATGAAAAATAAAACTTATAAAAAAATTGGGAAAAAGATTTCAATAGTTGGATTTTACTTTTTTATTGTGCTTAGCGGATGGGGTCAAACTACCTACTTTTCACAAGGCAGTATTGACCCTACCGTTACATCCAACTGGAATTCCAGCCGTACCGGTGGAGGAACAAGCCCTGCTAATTTTACTTCGGGTGATATTTTTGTAATTCAAAATGGAAATAGCATGACAACAGGTGCTACTTGGACAATTAGTGGTACCGGCTCTAAACTATGGATTGAAAATGGCGGAATACTAACAGCCACTTCTACTATTACTCTTTCATCTGGCACAACTTTTCAAATTGATGACGGAGGAACATACAAACATCAAAATACAACAGCATATGGGACTTCTATTTTACAAGGCACCGAATCATTTGCAGTATCAAGTAATTTCGAAATAAACAACTCAAATGCAACAGGTCCTTCAGGCGGAACTGTGTTTGGTAATTTAATAATAAACTTTATTACTGACCCCGGGAATGTAAACATGAATGGCGCAATCACAACAATCAATGGCAATCTATATATACAAAATACTTCTTCGAGAGAATTAAGGATTTCAACAAATACGTCTATAACATTATCTATCGGAGGGGATCTTATAATTACAGGAGGTACGTTAAATTTTTCAAATGGTAGTACAGCAGGAAAATCTTTCACATTGAACATAGCAGGGAATTATAATCAAACCGGGGGAACATTTACTCATACCAATAGTACAGAAGGAAATGAATTAAAAATAAATTTTACAGGTAATGATAAAACATTTACTCAAAGCGCAGGAATACTCACAAATACTAACATGAACTGGGAAATTATTTCTGAAGCAGCATATACGTTTAACAGTAATTATTCTGTACCTGTCTCTCGATCACTAACAGTAAACGGGACCATAGATTGTGGAACATCTATCATTAGTGGTTTAGGTAACTTTTTTCTTTTTAGTGGAGCAACTTTAAAAACTGCAAACGCTGATGGGATTAATGGCACAATAACAGTTAGCGGAACTAAGGATTTTGATGAAGGAGCTAATTATATTTTTTATGCAAACGGGGCACAATCTACAGGAATTTCACTACCCTCTTCAATAAATAATTTAACTTTAAGTGGCGCATCAAAGCTTGCAATTTCAAATTCAACACTATCCTGTTCTGTTATTACAATTAATAACGGAACAACTTTAACAGTTAATGCAGGTAAAGCATTAACTGCAAGGAACAACACTATCAATAATGGTACACTCTCAATAGAGTCTAATGAATCAGGAATTGGAAGCTTTATTGATAATGGTACCATTACAGGCAGCGGAATTTATAATATGGAACGCTATGTCAGCTCTAATGGCGATTATCACTGGGAATATATTTCTTCGCCTATACCTTCTGCATCATCTGATTTATTTACATCATCATCACCGACTATTCGAAACCTTTATTATTCAAATTAATCAACAAATTCATGGAGTAATTATTCAACAACATCGACAGGTAATTTAGAAGTCATGCGAGGCTATGCAAGAAAATATGTTAATGGAGAAACAGGCAGCGACGATGTGATAACTTTTACCGGAACATCATTAAACACTGGCAGTTTATCCATATCAAATCTTACAGGAACAACTATATCTTCTGTTTTCAACGGATGGAATCTTGTGGGGAATCCCTATCCCAGCGCAATTGACTGGGACGCATCGTCGGGCTGGAGCAAAAGTGATTTTTATAATTCGTATTATGTCCGTACAAATGGTACTTATAGTTCTTACGCATACGATTTAGGAACTCATGATGCAACAAGATATATTCCGCCAATGCAGGCGTTTTGGGTAAGAGCCTTGTCGGAAGGCACATTCACGCTTACATGCAATAACGATGTAAGAGTTCACAGCAACCAAAATATTTACAAACCTGCAAGTACAGACAACACTCTTCATCTTTCAATTACAAATAACACCAATGGATTTGATGATGATACATACATCCGTTTCAAACCAGAAGCTACAGAAAATTTCGACAGTCAATACGATGCTTATAAAATGTTTGCCGATGATATTAATTATCCGCAGATATATACTCATGCAGATAATGATGATTATTCAATAAATAATCTAAGCAACATAAACGGTGAGCGCAATATTCCAATTGGCTTTAAAATATCTGTCAGTGGTCAGTTTACCATTACTGCTGATTTAGTTTCTTCATTCACTGATAACGGAAACACAGTTTTTCTTGAAGATACACAAGAAAATATTCTTCAGGATTTATCAGTCAAAAATTCATACACATTTAATTCTGATGCCACATCGGGTTTATCGCGCTTCATCATACATTTTAACCCGTCAATTACTAACATTACAGAAAATACAGATGAAAAGGTTTGTATTTATTCGTACCAAAATGAAATTCATGTAAAAGCAACAGAAATGCTTGATGGAGAGATAAGCATTTATAATATGTTGGGACAAATAGTTTCAATAAAAAAATTATCAGGAAATAATTCTGCTGTTATTTCACTCAATAAGGAATGCGCTGTGTATACGGTGAAATATACCTCTGACAAAAAAAGTATTACAAGACGAATTATTATTAACAGGTAATTAAAACGAAAGCCGATATGAAAAATAAAGATATTTTGAAAAATAAAAACACTAATTGTAACTATTCAGCAATATTATAAAAATATTATTCAAAAAGTAAAAATTCGAACACTTTATTAACAATTGTTGAATAGTAGCTAACAATTAAGTCGTTGTTTTTATTAGTATTTGTAGAGGTTTGAGTTCCTTTGTAAAAAAAAATTGACATTCGAACAACAACGCATAAAGGAACTCGAAGAAAAAATTGCAATCCTTGAATTGCAAATAAAATTTCTTATAGAAGAAAATGAAAGATTGCGTTATCCGAAAAACAGCAATAATAGCTCAATCCCACCATCCAAAGATGAAAACAGAATAACTAAAAGTAATAGTTTGCGAATCAGTAATGGGAAAAAGCCAGGTGGTCAAAGAGAACATGAAGGCAATACTTTAAGCATGACAAGTACTCCCGATGAAAT encodes:
- a CDS encoding asparagine synthetase B; the encoded protein is MKRTLIIFFLTTFSLFAKANYIFITMGEDQKNHLKAYGIAYYALQKDIEISWLLNYEGGSFMMPYSEVIEKESIIRGITYEIIANTQASAILAEIADAEVNMDEVKLQKAPKIAVYSPKNKQPWDDAVTLALTYAEIPYTVVFDKEVMDGELPLYDWLHLHHEDFTGQYGKFWSAYQNAAWYKEDVKYNEDIAASLGYKKVSELKLAVAKKIRDFVAGGGYLFAMCSAPDSYDVSMAADGVDICESMFDGDGMDANAQKKLNYDNCFAFTDFIISTNPYEYEISSIDVTQGRKVLQKDDYFSLFEFSAKWDQVPTMLCQDHTMIIKGFMGQTTAFRSDEIKSNVLIMGENKAAGEAKYIHGEYGKGTFTFLGGHDPEDYNHMVGDPATDLSLYPNSPGYRLILNNVLFPAAKKKKQKT
- a CDS encoding nucleoside permease, encoding MNIKNRLILMNFLQFFIWGSWLLTIGAYWFQNKHWSGTEFGAIFSTMGIASLFMPAIAGIIADRWINAEKLYGTFHIMGAIVLFCVPMINNPSAMFWVMLLNMCFYMPTLALSITVCYSSMKSKGMDIVKDYPPIRVWGTIGFIVALWTISLSGIETSAMQFYVSSVSALLLGFYAFTLPQCPPLGKGHKKSFVEAIGLNAFSLFKSTKMALFFIFAMLLGASLQLTNAYGDTFLHDFANVDAFKDLVAVKYPAIIMSISQISETLFILTIPFFLKKFGIKKVMLMSMIAWVLRFGLFGYGDPGAGLWMIVLSCIIYGMAFDFFNISGSLFVETQSDQSMRASAQGLFMMMTNGFGAFLGSRISGIIIDQYYMLPDGSKDWKGIWIAFAAYSLVVAVLFAVLFKHKHNPKEVANVTH
- a CDS encoding T9SS type A sorting domain-containing protein; translated protein: MRGYARKYVNGETGSDDVITFTGTSLNTGSLSISNLTGTTISSVFNGWNLVGNPYPSAIDWDASSGWSKSDFYNSYYVRTNGTYSSYAYDLGTHDATRYIPPMQAFWVRALSEGTFTLTCNNDVRVHSNQNIYKPASTDNTLHLSITNNTNGFDDDTYIRFKPEATENFDSQYDAYKMFADDINYPQIYTHADNDDYSINNLSNINGERNIPIGFKISVSGQFTITADLVSSFTDNGNTVFLEDTQENILQDLSVKNSYTFNSDATSGLSRFIIHFNPSITNITENTDEKVCIYSYQNEIHVKATEMLDGEISIYNMLGQIVSIKKLSGNNSAVISLNKECAVYTVKYTSDKKSITRRIIINR